A stretch of the Hypomesus transpacificus isolate Combined female chromosome 12, fHypTra1, whole genome shotgun sequence genome encodes the following:
- the tmeff2b gene encoding tomoregulin-2, which yields MIQRAGAHERNSPSMWMGTRVVFVWLTALTVTLLPAMRPLDAFPTSSLSDCQTPSGWNCSGSEEGESDVFECAPGSCQFEGECVKIGETVTCICDFKCGEEVSPVCGSDSQTYQNDCLLRRASCKLQTEIQAASLGHCPADSGSGSGDSDREVEASLPEALAEGGVAQADPSSCEICQFGAECDIDDEDVWCVCNMDCSYISFNPVCASDGRSYDNPCQVKEVSCQRQKRIEVRHLGRCHAERVRGAGGSYRGGGHMSCQETHKNYCVHGECEYHGNLAVPSCSCHPGFSGLQCDQRGRSMVVVVPGSGRVRYILIASVIGALQITIITLVVLCFTRKCPSKDRKSANTQNVAAYNTDSTLRTATRLI from the exons ATGATTCAGCGAGCAGGTGCTCATGAACGCAACAGCCCGTCTATGTGGATGGGTACTCGGGTCGTATTTGTTTGGCTGACTGCTCTGACGGTGACGCTTCTACCAGCGATGAGACCCCTCGATGCCTTCCCCACGAGCTCACTTAGTGACTGCCAGACCCCCAGCGGATGGAACTGCTCCG gttcTGAGGAGGGGGAATCCGACGTATTCGAGTGTGCTCCTGGCTCATGTCAGtttgagggagagtgtgtgaagATCGGAGAGACCGTCACTTGCATCTGTGACTTCAAG TGCGGTGAGGAGGTGTCTCCAGTCTGTGGCTCAGACAGTCAGACTTATCAGAATGACTGTCTGTTACGTCGGGCGTCTTGTAAGCTTCAGACAGAGATACAGGCTGCTTCACTGGGTCACTGCCCCGCAG ATTCTGGCTCTGGGTCTGGTGATAGTGATCGTGAGGTTGAAGCATCCCTACCTG AAGCCTTGGCTGAAGGGGGTGTAGCCCAGGCAGACCCCTCCTCGTGTGAGATCTGCCAGTTTGGAGCTGAGTGTGACATTGATGACGAAGATGTGTG gtgtgtgtgtaacatggaCTGCTCCTACATCAGTTTTAACCCTGTGTGTGCATCAGACGGCCGTTCCTATGACAACCCCTGCCAGGTGAAGGAGGTGTCCTGTCAGAGGCAGAAGAGGATCGAGGTCAGGCACCTGGGCCGCTGCCATG CCGAGCgtgtgaggggggctggggggtcgtACAGGGGGGGTGGCCACATGTCCTGCCAGGAAACACACAAGAACTACTGTGTCCACGGAGAGTGTGAATACCACGGCAACCTGGCCGTACCCTCCTGCAG ctgtcacCCAGGGTTCAGTGGGCTCCAGTGTGACCAGAGGGGTCGCAGTATGGTGGTTGTGGTTCCTGGGTCTGGTCGGGTCCGCTACATCCTTATTGCTTCAGTTATCGGAGCTCTGCAGATCACCATCATCACTCTGGTTGTGCTGTGTTTCACAAG GAAGTGCCCTTCCAAGGACAGGAAGTCGGCCAATACGCAGAACGTTGCAGCCTACAACACGGACAGCACACTACGTACTGCCACACGtctcatctga